DNA sequence from the Sneathiella sp. P13V-1 genome:
CATCCACGGCGCCAGAGCGCACAAGTGTATCGGCAATTTCAAGGGATTGTTCCCCGGTATCGGGCTGAGAGATCAACAGCTCGTCAATATCCACACCCAATTTGCGGGCATAAACCGGATCAAGTGCATGTTCCGCATCCACGAACGCGCAAGTACCACCGGCTTTTTGGGCCTCTGCCACGACGTGCAGCGCCAATGTGGTTTTACCAGAGCTTTCCGGTCCGTAAATTTCAACAATACGTCCCTTAGGCAATCCACCAATGCCAAGGGCGATATCCAATCCCAACGATCCTGTAGAGATAGCCTCAATATCCAGGGCTTCCTGCTGACCCAGTTTCATAACCGAGCCTTTACCGAAGGCCCGTTCAATCTGACCCATTGCTGCTTCTAGAGCTTTTTTCTTATCCATGCTACCTGCTTCGACGAGTTTCAATGCTGCTTGTACCATCTGGTCCCCCATCCTTATTTCATAGGATCACTGCGGATGCAATAAAAGCAATGTACATGTTTTGTTCTCATTAGCAACATATTTTTAGAACATTGATGATAAATAGCTATTCGGATATGTTCCTTGTATGTTCACACTGGAAATATTGGGAAAATAAATCCTATATTTTACGATCAGTTCGGCAAGTTTCGAATCTAATGTACCCTTTCAGTAAGAGTTTTACGCAAAAAAATAACTGCAGAAATGTTTCGATTTTCTGCAGTTATTTAAATTCCCGATTTTTTAAGCGTATTCTATTTCGCTGTATTTCCCTCATAAGAAGGTACAGGTATTGTTTTGTTCAGGGAGTTCATACGCTCAAGATTAATGATGGTGGAAAGCATCAAACGATCGTGTGACCAGTCTTTTGGATTGTGCATCAAAATTGAAGTCGCAAAGACGATCCCAACGAGAGAAAGCGAAACTGCTGCAGCAACCAGTTTGGAGTCCTTCCGACCCTGATCACTTGTCATTGCAACGATGCGCTTTCGAAGCAAGCTGCGCTTTGATTTTTCAGAGTGGCTTTTCTCCACCAGTGCAACCGTCGGCAGTTGACCATGCTGCTCAGTGCTTGAACGACTTGCACGCAATAGGCACTCACAATAAGCGCGAATACCGTGAGGTGAACGGCGGACAATGATCTGGTCGCATGCGTATTCACGCAGCATTCTGACTTGTGCGCACCAGACATAATACGCAGGGTTCCAGAAGAAAAGCGGTTTCAGGATTTCCATAAAGAATTCCCATTCCACATCGCCTTGACGGATATGCTGCAACTCATGGCCTACCGCAATCTGAAGATCCAATTGATGGGTCAGCATGCTTTCAGGAATGACGATATAACGTTGAAACAACCCACGTGTTGAATAAGGAATTGAGATCTCATCACTTACCAAGATATGTACATAACGGAAGCGTTTCAGAAGATAACTATTCTTCAGTTGGACCCAAAGACGATACCCTTGCAGAACTAGTCGAAGGACAAAAAACATCGAAGTGGCGGCAAATAAACCAACGAATATTTTTGCTGATATACTGCTTAAATTTACAATTTCGCGAACGATTTCTTCACGGAGCCCAAGGGTTGACTGCAACTGCTCCGCGTCCATTTTGAAGTTACCATTTAGATAACCGGCGACAATCATATCCGAAATGTTTAGAGAATTTTGTGAGGCCCAACCGCCAAAGAAATAAACGACAATGGGACTTAAGAATATGGCTCCGATGCTGCCATTCAGAAATAACAGCTGGGACTGGAAATTACTTTTCAGCCCAATACGAGGGGAGATCGCTAAAACCGTTGACCAAACCAAACACGTCACCAGCAAAAGTATGTTGGCATCTATGAATACGTCGAGTGCGGTTTCAACTGTCATTTTTCTCCCAACCTCTTGTCGAGCAAATCTCTAATCTCCTGAAGAGCATCATCTGACAGTTTTTCATCATCGACTAATCGCGCGACTAGGGACGATGGTGTATTATTAAACAGCTTTGCAGATAGGTGCGCTAAGGATTTAGACTGATAATCAGCTTTTTCTATAGTTGGGGAGTAGACAAAGGACTTCTCAGTTTTCTCGCTAACAAGAAACTTTTTCTGCTCAAGAATTCGCATAATTGTGGACGCAGACGTGTAAGCAAGTTCACGTGGCGGGGAGAGATTTTTCATCACTTCTCGCACAGTGCCTTTACCCAAGTCCCAGACTGCATTCATAAATTCCAACTCAACTTCAGTCAGGAGTGTGTTGTCTTTCTTTTGTCGCATTTAAAAAATGTCCACCATATCAAATGAGAATTTCATTGCTCGAGCGGTTCCTCCCTCACCAACTTTTATTTTCTTTTACTATACTAAGATATTAGTTGATCGACAAGAACCCTCTTTTCAGACTTTTCTGAAGCAGAAAACTCCCCAGATGATGGCAAGGCCAAGTGGCCACCAAAGAGGCTGGCCAACAAGCCCTAGCCACGCAAGAAAGATATAAGCTGAGCCCAAAAGCGTCAGAAACAAACGATCCCCGCGAGAGGTTTTGAGGCCAAGCACCCCCCTACGTTCGCTTTGCCCCGGTGCGCGGATTTCCAAAACGGTTAAAATAGCCATTGCTGAAAACAACGCGATAAAACCAATGGCCGTTGGCCAGGTCCAAGCCATCCAACTTAGCATGATGGCCTCTCCTTTATTTTGTTAGTTACTTTAATACTCATTAGACACGACCCATGGCGAAGCCCTTGGCGATGTAGTTACGAACGAAGTAAATAACGATCGCGCCAGGAATAATTGTCAATGTACCAGCTGCTGCCAACAGACCAAGTTCATACCCCGCGGAGGAAGCTGTTTTAGTCATGGTCGCAGCAATCGGTTTTGCTGCAACAGCTGTTAGCGTTTTTGCTAGAAGCAACTCCACCCATGAGAACATGAAGCAGAAGAAAGCAGCCACACCAACACCAGATTTAATTGTTGGAATGAAGATTGTCGTAAAGAAGCGACCGAATGAGTAACCGTCCACGTAAGCCGTTTCATCAAGCTCCTTAGGCACACCACTCATAAATCCTTCCAAAATCCAAACGGCAAGCGGAATATTGAACAGGCAATGTGCGAGCGCCACAGCCAAATGTGTATCAAACAGATTGACGGATGAATATAGCTGGAAGAACGGAAGTGCAAACACGGCAGCAGGCGCCATACGGTTTGTCAACAACCAGAAGAACAAGGTTCTGTCACCCAGGAAGCTAAATCGCGAAAACGCATAAGCAGCTGGAAGAGCAACTCCTACGGAAATCACCGTATTGATCGAAACGTAGATGATTGAGTTAATATATCCCCAATACCAAGTCGGATCCGTGAAAATAGTGATGTAATTTTCAAGCGTCCAAGTTTGCGGAAACAGCGTAAATCCCGCAAGAATTTCATTGGTCGTCTTGAAACTCATCGCTATCAGCCAATAAATCGGCAGCAACAGGAACAGAATATATAGGATAGGCACAATACTTCTTTTAGACATATTCTATTCCTCCTCATCTTTTTGGTTGGTCATAACTGAATAGAACACCCAACTTACAAGCAAGGTAATGGCAAAATAGATAAGTGACATTGCCGCAGCCGGACCCAGATCAAACTGGCCCAATGCAATTTTTACCAGATCAATGGAAAGCAACGTGGTTGAGTTACCCGGACCACCACCCGTGAGAACAAATGGTTCTGTATAAATGTTAAAACTGTCCATAAAACGTAGCAGGATGGCAATTGTCAGAACCGTTTTCATTTTTGGAAGCTGGATATAACGGAAAACTGCGAATGCAGATGCACCATCAATCTTGGCGGCACGATAATAGTCATCCGGAATAGAAACCAGACCTGCATAGCTCAGCAAAACGACCAATGATGTCCAATGCCAGACATCCATCATAATGATGGTAATCCAAGCGGCAATTGGTTGTTGAGTCATATTATAGTCAATGCCAAGTGTGTGATTTAGGAAATACCCAAGCAGGCCGATGTCAGGCAATGTGAAGATGTTCCACATCGCGCCCACTACATTCCATGGGATCAACATCGGCAATGCCATGGTCACTAGACAAACCGGCACCCAAAACCCCTTGCGTGGCATAGCCAGTGCCACCGCAATACCAAGTGGCACTTCAATTGCCAAAATGAGACCAGTAAACAGGAACTGACGACCAAGTGCCGCATGGAACCGATCTGATCTTAAGAGTTGTTCAAACCAGTCCAGTCCTTGCCAGAAAAAGACGTTGTCACCGAAGGTTTCCTGAAAGGAATAATTCACTACGGTCATAATTGGGATCAGTGCGTTAAAAGCGACCAATAGCAATACAGGAAGAACAAAGATCCAGGCTTTTTGATTATACGTTTTCATGATCTTAATCCGCTTTCTTCGTTACTAACCAACCGTCGCGGTACAGTCTGGTTTGATCCTGCTGGAAAATAACGCCAACAGTTTCACCTTTATTTGGCGCTTCTTCGGCAACGATGCCGGTAATTTTCTGTTCACCAACCATCACTTCAACAACCTTATGACGGCCAACGTCTGAAACTTTTCTAACGGTGCCTTGCATTTCTGACTGACCGAAAGACACAAACTCAGGACGTACGCCTATAGCACAATCTGTTGATTGGCCCGCATCGATAGGTCCTTCCAGATCGACAGTCTGACCCCTGAATTTCGCGACACCTTCTTTGACCTCGCACGGGATGATGTTCATTCCCGGTGAACCGATGAAATGGCCAACAAATGTATGTTCAGGACGTTCAAAAAGCTCAACTGGTGTGCCGATTTGCACAATTTGACCAAGATCCATCACGACAACACGATCCGCGAAAGTCAGAGCTTCTGTCTGATCATGGGTTACGTAAATCATTGTTGCGTTTACGTTATGATGCAGCTCTTTCAGTTTGGAGCGCAGTTTCCACTTAAGATGCGGGTCAATCACGGTAAGTGGTTCATCAAACATCACCACATTCACATCATTACGTACCAAACCACGACCCATAGAGATTTTCTGTTTGTTATCGGGTGACAAGCCAGAGGCCCGTCTTTTCAGAATATCTTCCACTTCTAGCATTTCCGCAATTTCACGAACCCGCTTATCTACGGTCGCCTCATCAACTTTTCGGTTCCGAAGTGGGAAGGCAAGATTGTCATAGACAGTCATCGTGTCGTAGATCACCGGGAACTGGAATACCTGTGCAATATTGCGCTGGTCCGGTGTTAGCTGGGTAACATCTTGATCGTCAAATAAGATCTTCCCCTCCGATGGCACCAGCAAACCAGAAATAATGTTCAGCAAAGTAGACTTGCCACAGCCAGAAGGACCAAGAAGCGCATAAGCACCGCCATCTTCCCAATCCAGGTCAATCTCCTTTAAGGCGTAATCATCTGGTCCTTGTGGATTTGCTTCGTAACTATGTCTTAGGTGTGAGAGTGTGATTTTAGCCATTATCAGTCTCCCACCACATTGCCATCGGTATCAAAATAGAAGCAATTTGAGCTATTCATGTAGAATTGATGCTCCGTTCCAATACTGAATTCGTGAACACCATGGGCTAGTGAGACCCAGGTCACCTCATCCATTTCGAAATGAGCACTACTTTCAGACCCACTAAGCTCAGTCACCTTGACTACTCCTGTTACGGCAACGTTAGCTTGATCCGATTTAAATGGGAGAACATGGTTTGGTCTGATCGCAACGGTGTAAATTCCATCAGCAAGATTGCCCGTATGCTGATCCACATCCCATTGAGCCAAATTACCCATAACGATCTTGTTATCTTTTTTCTCTACTTTGGCGTAGTTGATTGGCGGGTCAGAAAACACCTGAGCAGAAGCCAAATTAGCAGGAGACCTGTAAATATCTGCTGTCACACCAAATTGTGTAACGCGCCCGTCATCCATCAATGCAGTTTTACCGCCAAGCAGCAGGGCTTCTTCAGGTTCTGAAGTGGCATAAACCACAACTGCGCCACGTCCCGCAAACAGTTCAGGAAGCTGCTCACGCAATTCTTCACGAAGTTTGTAGTCAAGGTTGGCAAGCGGTTCATCCAAAAATACGGCATCGCTTTCCTTTGCAATGGCCCGCGCTAAAGCGCATCTTTGCTGCTGCCCACCGGAAAGTTGATCAGGCCGACGATTGAGCATGGCGCCAAGTTGCAGGATATTTGCAGCTTCTTCTACACGACCTTCAATTTCCGACTTAGCCATACCGGCAACACGCAATGGAGATGCGATATTGTCAAAAACGGTCATATGGGGATAATTCACAAAAAACTGGTGCACCAGACTGATATTTCTTTTCTGGGCGCTAACTTTCGAGATATCGCGGCCGTTCATAATTATCTGACCAGACGCCAAAGGGTCTAATCCGGCAGCCAATTTAATCAGGGAAGTTTTTCCGGAACCTGTCTTGCCCAGCAAGACATTGAAAAATCCCGGCTCAAGCACCAGAGATGTCGGTTTGATATGGGTATTCACCCCGACCTTTTTGGTTACTTCTTTTAACTCAAGCGCCATAGTACAGTCAGTCCCAGCACGTTAAACAAAATGTAAAATCAATGAATTGATAAAATAGGTTGTTGGGGCTCCGAAGAGCCCCAACCTCTCTGTAAGCGTAGGGAAAACGCTTGACAGGGGAGGATATTATTTCTTCCAGCGGGCTACGAGTGCATCGTAGTTTACTGTTTCACCCTGTGGCTTTTCATTTGCCAGTTTGGCTTTCGCGCCACCTTTACCGAGCCATTCAGACGGATCTTTAGGCTCGTTCAAGCGTGGACCACAACCACCATAGACATTTGCACTTTCATCAGCGCGCTGCATGCGGGCCATTGTGATGTCCATTTCTTCAGCAAGACGATCCATCGCTTCCTGAGGTGTAAATGCACCGGAGTTCACGTCACCAATTTGCTGCCACCAGATCTGAGCCAGTTTTGGATAATCAGGAACGTTAATACCGGTTGGTGACCATGCAACACGATCAGGTGAACGGTAGAATTCAACCAAACCACCAAGTTTTTCAGCACGTTCGGAGAATGACTTATGGTTGACGGAGCTGTCACGAATGAAAGTCAAACCAACATGGGATTTCTTCACGTCTACAGTTTTAGACACAACGAACTGCGCATAGAGCCAAGCTGCTTTCGCACGATCCAATGGTGTAGATTTCAGGATTGTCCAAGAACCAACGTCTTGATAGCCAACTTTCTGGCCTTTTTCCCAGTAAGGACCGTGTGGTGATGGCGCCATGCGCCACAATGGCTTACCGCTATCATCAACAGTGTTGTTACCTTCAGATTTTGGTTTCACCATGTCAGCTGTGAAAGCTGTGTACCAGAAGATCTGCTGGGCAACATTACCCTGTGCCAATGCTGGCAGCGACTGATAAAAATCGTAAGATGCTGCACCTGGAGGCGCGTAGTTACGTAGCCATTCGTCCCACTTACGGATTGCGTAGACAGCCGCCGGGCCGTTTGCTGCACCACCACGGGAAACGGAAGCACCTTTTGGATTACATGTGCCGGCTTCCATGCGGATGCCCCATTCATCAATTGGAACACCGTTCGGCTCACCTTTGGAACCAGCACCAGCCATTGAAAGCCAAGCGTCAGTCATACGCCAACCAAGGTCTGGAGCACGCTTACCATAGTCCATGTGACCGTAAATGGTAGTGCCGTCAATTTCCTTGATGTCTTTTGAGAAGAATTCAGCAATATCTTCATATGCCGACCAGTTCACTGGAACACCAAGCTCATAACCATATTTCGCTTTAAACGCTTTTTTCAGGTCAGGGCGATCGAACCAGTCTTTACGGAACCAGTATAGGTTCGCAAATTGCTGATCTGGAAGCTGATAAAGATCTCCGTCTGGGCCAGTTGTGAACTGAGTACCCATGAAGTCATCAAGATCCAACATTGGGTTGGTAACGTCTTTACCATCACCTGCCATGAAGTCTGTCAGGTTGTAAGCAAGCTGCAGGCGTGAATGTGTGCCGATCAAATCGGAGTCATTTACGTATGCATCATACAAGTTACGTTTCGTCTGCATCTGTGTTTGAACAGCCTGCACAACTTCACCTTCACCGAGGATCTGGTGATTGACTTTAATGCCAGTAATTTCTTCAAACGCTTTTGTCAGAACTTCAGATTCATATCCGTGTGTCGGAATACCTTCTGACAGAACGTTAATTTCCATACCTGAGAATGGTTTGGACGCGTTGATGAACCATTCCATTTCAGACATCTGTTGTTCTTTTGTAAGTGTAGATGGCTGAAATTCGTTATCGATCCATTTCTTTGCCGCAGCACTATCTGCATGCGCCGCTGTAGCTCCGGCCATAACAGCACATGCTGCTACAGCAGAGAGTAAATATTTTCGCATCGTTATTCCTCCCTAGGTGTTTCAATGCTCCGAATTTATCGGTCTTCTAAAATTTTAGTAGACACCGCTTTTGTCAACTAATTTATTAGTAGAAGAAATCTGAAAAATCTATCTAATTGAAATTATTATTTTTTTAATCACTGGAAATTCTAAAAACTGTTTTTCGACTTAAACTTTAGAATGAAATTGAAATATAAAACTGTCACATAAATTTATTGAAACGGTCATTTTTGATTCGAGTCGACAGGCTATTCTTTCTTATTTAGCTCGCCGCTTCAAACTTAAACACAACTTTTTTCTAATGTTAATATTCGCCAGCATCTTAAGGTGTTGGAATTGAAGCTTTCACTGGTTAGTTTACAGAAAACAATCTTTGCAAAAGTTCGATCTCTATAAACCGGATATGATAAGATTAAACGAGTTGGGGGCAAGTGTCGTTGAGCAGGCCCTATTCATAATCGGAGATGTTGTATCCTAGGAAGAATACATATTGCGGGTACAGCGGCTTTTGATTTCTTCAATTTGTTTTTGACCTAACTAAGCCTCCGTCAGCATTCTGACAAAATTACTTGCAATAAAGGAAACAATCCAAAGGGCTAAAGAAATTTTCCCATACCTACTTTTTAGTTTTTCAGAAAATTGAGGTTGCCTCTGCCTTCTGATTAAAAATCTATCGACACTTACGAAATACAACCAGGCAATTGAGAACCCTAATGCTGTCACATAGCCCAAGATTAAAATCACATACAAAGCTAAGACCATTTCACCACTCCACCACTGCCATGTCCTGACCATTTGGCGCAGGTTGTAATATCATCACTTTATTGTCCTCAAAGACTTTTTCGCGGAGTTCTTTGGTAGCTTCTTGTTGGTCGCTGAAGGGGAAGATTAGATCCATGGACCAACTGTGATCACCGGAACGCCAATAAGTCGGATCGATTTTGTAGCTTTGGATATAAAACTTTGTGAATGCCATTACTCGCCTACACGCCTTAAAATATGAATGCTTGATGAGTTCAAAATCGCCAACTGCTGTCATGAATGTAAAAAGTCTATCGAACTCCCTTCCCAGTGTTACTTGCCTAACATACACTCCCACCATATCCCGTTTCATGGAAATTTAGTTGTATCCTAGGAAGAATAGATGTAACGGGTTTGAAAATCCCACTAACAATGGATGAATTTGTCTATCATTTTTTTCAGGCATTAACCTTCTCTGCCCTAAAATGATAATAACTTTCGGTCAGCCAGAAAAAGAAGAGAGACCAAACGGCTCCCAGTAAGAACAAATTTAAAATCATCCAATAATTGCCAAAAAGTGAAACCGCAAATTGGATATAGTCCCTCAACAATCCTGCTGGATTTTGGTGCCCCTCAAAAACAGCAATGTAAAAGACTGAAGCCATACAAAGGAAAATGGTAGAACTAAACACCAGATAGCCGATTGAATTTTGAAGAGTGAAAATACGCCGAATTTCAAACAGACGATTAGCGCTACGCGCACCTAACATTACTCTTGAAACACAATATAAAAGAGTACTTATAAAAGGTGTTGTCACAAAACTAATTAAACCAGCGACAGCGTAAACTCTTGGGATATCTTTACAATTATCCACAAAGATTCCCTCACACGTCTTAATCGCTTGCTTAGATACTACTTCCGACACCGAAAGTGGTATGCCTGTCATTACTACCTCGATAATCAACTCATTCATTGAGGCAATCAGCAATATAAAAATACCGACAAGAATAGTAACCAAACCGCTTATTGACATCTCACCACTCCACAAAAGCACTGCCCTGACCATCTGGCGCAGGTTGTAATGTCTTCATTTTTTTGTCCGTAAAGACTTTTTCGCGGAGTTCTTTGGCGGCTTCTTGTTGGCCGCAGAAGGGGATGATTAGTTTCAACACACTCTCTCACCAATTTATTGTATTGAAAAGATTTTAGTGCCATCAAAAATTGAGTGTCAATCATAGAGTTTTGCCCGTACAGTTTTTGCTCGGGTATCCCTACTTTTAATGTGAATTTTTCAGCTCAAAAGCCTTCCACCTATCCCAAAAAAATTCAATTTATTTTATGGGTGACCTTATGTCGGCGGGCGCAGATGAGGACCAGGAATTCTTCTTTGCTTTTTGGGGAAATGGTTGTGATGTTTTCGAGGATTTCGCGCTCGTGCCGTTGCAAGTCGAAATTGCGGAGCAGGAATTTCTTTAGGTGATATATGGATCCGCTGAACCTGTTGCCCGGTTTGAAGACGGTCTCTGAATTTAATCCCGATCTGACACCCTGTTTGAGCTGGTTTATTTCCCGGGATTGGGAATACACAATCTTTTTGAGTTCTGTAATTTCCGTTTGGGCCACTTGCGTGGATTTTTGGCGCATCTGCTCCATCACCATTTCATAACTGAGGCCATGTTTTTGCAGTAATTTTCGGGACATCCGAACGGCGGCCAAGGCTTCATGATCCGCATCTGATGTGGATAATTCCAACAACTTCACCAGTTTTGCAAAATCACGCTCTTCCATCATTTGCCAACCAGTCACTCCGCACGGTTACAGAATTCTATTTGGCAAATATTGTAGCAGATTGAGCATCAAGCACAATATGTTGTTTGCCTAATGAGTGTGTGAAAGGTGTAACTAACTGGCGATGGGCAGATACAACTCAACCGTTGTTCCTTTTCCGGGAGAGGAAGCAACGTTGATCTTACCGTCAACACGTTTAATGAAGCCAAAAACTGTACTTAACCCAAGGCCAGCCCCTGCCCCAAACTCCTTGGTGGTGTAGAAAGGTTCAAACATATGTTTTTGGACAATACTATCCATGCCATTACCAGTATCTGAAATTGAAATAACAGCATGATCTGAATGAAGATCTTCACTGGAAATTGGCGTATATTCCCCTTCTCTGTTTGGAGAATAACTATAGGCCTGAATTTTTAAGACACCGCCCTCTGGCATGGCTTCTTTTGCGTTCATGACCAATTTAAAAAGACAGTCTTCCAGCTCTGACGGGTTTAACAGGCAGGCCGCTAAATCCCCATAGAGCAAATACTCACACGTGATGTCATCTTCTAATGTGCTGAGCAGACGTTCTTTCAAATCGCTCATAAAGGGACGCAATGATACTTCGGTAACTTCGAGTTCTGCCGATTTTGAAAAAGATAACAAAGACGTGGTGAGATTTTTGCCTTTTTCCAAAGACTGAAGTGTTTTTTCGAGATGTTTCAAACCTTCTGAATTAACATCCAGATATCCCATCGCCATTTCAGTATTTCCCATGGCGACATTCATCAGATTATTGAAATCATGAGCAATACCGCCGGTAAGCTGACCAATTGCTTTCATCTTCTCGGCAGATCTAAATTGGCTTTCCATCAGTTTGCGTCTGGTAATATCCTGCCCGGAACTCAAAGTCCCCACGATGTTATCATCTTTATCGAGTATCAGCCTGTTATGCCAAGAAATCATGTGCCTTTCGCCAAAGCGGTCCACAATTTCATTTTCATAATATTCAACAGGTTCAAGGTCGCCTGACATTATCCGTTCATACACGGCAAGGACTTCAGATTGTTGTTCTGCTGGAACGACATTTTCGAACCAGTTGTGGCCGATAATTTCATCCTCTGTGAAGCCCAATGATTTCAGGCCAACGTCACTGATACGCACCACGCAGGCTTTATTATCCAACTCGACGATAATGGCCTCTGAAATATTCAAATACTCTTCTGTTCGCCTCAATGAAGCGACGAGTGTTTCTCTATCCTGTCTATTTTGAATGGCCAGACTGGCAATGTTGGCCTGTTCTTCAATGAGTTTTATCTCAGCTTCTGAAGGGCTTTTTGCCTCGTCATAGTACATCGCAAACGTACCGATGACTTTTTTGTCTCTTGAAAGAATTGGATGGGACCAGCAGGCAGAAAAACCAACCTTCTTGGCTAGTTCGCGAAATGGAGCCCAGTAGTCATGTTCATAGACATTTTCAACGATAACTAACTTGCCAGTGGCCGCAGCAGTTCCGCAGGAACCTATCCCGACACCTGCTTCCAAACCATCAATGGCTTCAATGTAATAATCCGGCAAACTGGGGGCAGCTGCATGAGATACGCAATTTTCTACTTCGTTATAGAACAGAATACTGCATCGCATTCCCGGGTCGTTTTCCTCTGCCAAAGAACACAGCATTTCAAGGCAATCAGACAACTCACCGCCCTGAGCAATTTTCTCAAGAACGGAGGAGCGCGATACTAAAAACTGTTCATACTTATTCATGTAACAACCACGAGAACTAAAAAATATTCTTAGGCGGGACAGCCACAGTACACATACTCAAACTAACGTGTCCAATGGTAAAATGATCCATCCGGCACTGAACCTAAACATTTAGTGTTTGCATACGGTTAACATTTATTA
Encoded proteins:
- a CDS encoding carbohydrate ABC transporter permease, which encodes MKTYNQKAWIFVLPVLLLVAFNALIPIMTVVNYSFQETFGDNVFFWQGLDWFEQLLRSDRFHAALGRQFLFTGLILAIEVPLGIAVALAMPRKGFWVPVCLVTMALPMLIPWNVVGAMWNIFTLPDIGLLGYFLNHTLGIDYNMTQQPIAAWITIIMMDVWHWTSLVVLLSYAGLVSIPDDYYRAAKIDGASAFAVFRYIQLPKMKTVLTIAILLRFMDSFNIYTEPFVLTGGGPGNSTTLLSIDLVKIALGQFDLGPAAAMSLIYFAITLLVSWVFYSVMTNQKDEEE
- a CDS encoding toxin-activating lysine-acyltransferase codes for the protein MAFTKFYIQSYKIDPTYWRSGDHSWSMDLIFPFSDQQEATKELREKVFEDNKVMILQPAPNGQDMAVVEW
- a CDS encoding DUF2786 domain-containing protein, which gives rise to MMEERDFAKLVKLLELSTSDADHEALAAVRMSRKLLQKHGLSYEMVMEQMRQKSTQVAQTEITELKKIVYSQSREINQLKQGVRSGLNSETVFKPGNRFSGSIYHLKKFLLRNFDLQRHEREILENITTISPKSKEEFLVLICARRHKVTHKIN
- a CDS encoding carbohydrate ABC transporter permease; this translates as MSKRSIVPILYILFLLLPIYWLIAMSFKTTNEILAGFTLFPQTWTLENYITIFTDPTWYWGYINSIIYVSINTVISVGVALPAAYAFSRFSFLGDRTLFFWLLTNRMAPAAVFALPFFQLYSSVNLFDTHLAVALAHCLFNIPLAVWILEGFMSGVPKELDETAYVDGYSFGRFFTTIFIPTIKSGVGVAAFFCFMFSWVELLLAKTLTAVAAKPIAATMTKTASSAGYELGLLAAAGTLTIIPGAIVIYFVRNYIAKGFAMGRV
- a CDS encoding ABC transporter ATP-binding protein, with the protein product MAKITLSHLRHSYEANPQGPDDYALKEIDLDWEDGGAYALLGPSGCGKSTLLNIISGLLVPSEGKILFDDQDVTQLTPDQRNIAQVFQFPVIYDTMTVYDNLAFPLRNRKVDEATVDKRVREIAEMLEVEDILKRRASGLSPDNKQKISMGRGLVRNDVNVVMFDEPLTVIDPHLKWKLRSKLKELHHNVNATMIYVTHDQTEALTFADRVVVMDLGQIVQIGTPVELFERPEHTFVGHFIGSPGMNIIPCEVKEGVAKFRGQTVDLEGPIDAGQSTDCAIGVRPEFVSFGQSEMQGTVRKVSDVGRHKVVEVMVGEQKITGIVAEEAPNKGETVGVIFQQDQTRLYRDGWLVTKKAD
- a CDS encoding ABC transporter ATP-binding protein encodes the protein MALELKEVTKKVGVNTHIKPTSLVLEPGFFNVLLGKTGSGKTSLIKLAAGLDPLASGQIIMNGRDISKVSAQKRNISLVHQFFVNYPHMTVFDNIASPLRVAGMAKSEIEGRVEEAANILQLGAMLNRRPDQLSGGQQQRCALARAIAKESDAVFLDEPLANLDYKLREELREQLPELFAGRGAVVVYATSEPEEALLLGGKTALMDDGRVTQFGVTADIYRSPANLASAQVFSDPPINYAKVEKKDNKIVMGNLAQWDVDQHTGNLADGIYTVAIRPNHVLPFKSDQANVAVTGVVKVTELSGSESSAHFEMDEVTWVSLAHGVHEFSIGTEHQFYMNSSNCFYFDTDGNVVGD
- a CDS encoding DUF2160 domain-containing protein: MLSWMAWTWPTAIGFIALFSAMAILTVLEIRAPGQSERRGVLGLKTSRGDRLFLTLLGSAYIFLAWLGLVGQPLWWPLGLAIIWGVFCFRKV
- a CDS encoding ABC transporter substrate-binding protein, whose product is MRKYLLSAVAACAVMAGATAAHADSAAAKKWIDNEFQPSTLTKEQQMSEMEWFINASKPFSGMEINVLSEGIPTHGYESEVLTKAFEEITGIKVNHQILGEGEVVQAVQTQMQTKRNLYDAYVNDSDLIGTHSRLQLAYNLTDFMAGDGKDVTNPMLDLDDFMGTQFTTGPDGDLYQLPDQQFANLYWFRKDWFDRPDLKKAFKAKYGYELGVPVNWSAYEDIAEFFSKDIKEIDGTTIYGHMDYGKRAPDLGWRMTDAWLSMAGAGSKGEPNGVPIDEWGIRMEAGTCNPKGASVSRGGAANGPAAVYAIRKWDEWLRNYAPPGAASYDFYQSLPALAQGNVAQQIFWYTAFTADMVKPKSEGNNTVDDSGKPLWRMAPSPHGPYWEKGQKVGYQDVGSWTILKSTPLDRAKAAWLYAQFVVSKTVDVKKSHVGLTFIRDSSVNHKSFSERAEKLGGLVEFYRSPDRVAWSPTGINVPDYPKLAQIWWQQIGDVNSGAFTPQEAMDRLAEEMDITMARMQRADESANVYGGCGPRLNEPKDPSEWLGKGGAKAKLANEKPQGETVNYDALVARWKK
- a CDS encoding BlaI/MecI/CopY family transcriptional regulator; translation: MRQKKDNTLLTEVELEFMNAVWDLGKGTVREVMKNLSPPRELAYTSASTIMRILEQKKFLVSEKTEKSFVYSPTIEKADYQSKSLAHLSAKLFNNTPSSLVARLVDDEKLSDDALQEIRDLLDKRLGEK
- a CDS encoding M56 family metallopeptidase, producing MTVETALDVFIDANILLLVTCLVWSTVLAISPRIGLKSNFQSQLLFLNGSIGAIFLSPIVVYFFGGWASQNSLNISDMIVAGYLNGNFKMDAEQLQSTLGLREEIVREIVNLSSISAKIFVGLFAATSMFFVLRLVLQGYRLWVQLKNSYLLKRFRYVHILVSDEISIPYSTRGLFQRYIVIPESMLTHQLDLQIAVGHELQHIRQGDVEWEFFMEILKPLFFWNPAYYVWCAQVRMLREYACDQIIVRRSPHGIRAYCECLLRASRSSTEQHGQLPTVALVEKSHSEKSKRSLLRKRIVAMTSDQGRKDSKLVAAAVSLSLVGIVFATSILMHNPKDWSHDRLMLSTIINLERMNSLNKTIPVPSYEGNTAK